The stretch of DNA AAGTCCGTATACATCTAATTGTATGCGGACTTTTGCTATTGATACAAGCATACAAAGGATAATAGAAAGATACAAATACATATAAAGAAGAAGGATCTCATAAGCCAATGAGATCCTTTATTTTTTACAATACCAATGTTTCTTTGTATATTCGTCATATATTTAGAATAAAGGAAAATCCAGATTCCTTAAGCCCAATAAAAAATCTAACGTAAATAACATTTGAAACACATCTTTCTAGCGGAGAACAATTCCGAGAAAAGTAAAGATCTAATAATATTTTATCATGAATAAAGTTTGTTTTATCCTCTTGTTTAGCCTTGCCCTTATTTCTAGTCTAAAGAGTCAGCAGAACTACTTCCTGAATCCTGTTATTCGTGGAGATATGGCAGACCCATCTGTAATAAGAATAGGTGATACCTATTATGCAACTGCTACCTCTTCCGAATGGGCTCCGCACTATCCGCTATTTACTTCAAAAGACTTGGTTAACTGGATGCAGATCGGCCATATATTTGACAAGCAACCCGAATGGACTTCCAACTCTTTTTGGGCTCCCGAATTGTTTTATCATAACGATAAGGTCTATTGCTATTATACGGCGCGACGAAAGTCGGATGGAATATCATACATAGGTGTTGCTACAGCAAATAGTCCTACAGATGAATTTACAGATCATGGCCTTTTGGTCGAATTTGGAAAAGAAGCGATCGATGCATTTATCTATGACGACAACGGGCAGCTATATATATCATGGAAGGCGTACGGGCTCGATGATAGACCGATAGAGATACTCGCAAGTAAGTTGTCTGATGATGGCTTAAAATTGATTGGAGAGCCTTTTTCGTTGTTGAAAGATGATGAGCGGATCGGGATGGAAGGTCAATATCATTTCAAGAAAGGAGATTATTATTATATCGTTTACTCACCTCATAGTTGTTGCGGGCCGCAAAGTGATTATGATGTATATGTTGCCCGTTCAAAACGTTTTAAAGGGCCTTATGAGAAGTATTCTGGCAATCCGATCCTGCATGGCGGTGGTGGAGATTATCTATCCTGCGGACATGGAACAGCAGTAGATACTCCCGATGGGCGTTTGTTTTATCTGTTTCATGCCTACTTCAAAGGTGAAGGCTTTTTTGCCGGACGACAACCTGTATTGCAAGAGATGTATATGGGATACGATAGTTGGCCGCATTTCCGCACTGGAACAGTGGGTAAAGCAGAGCAAGCTATGCCATATCCCGAAACTGTGCAGAAGGGAGTTTCTGATTTTGAAGATCGATTCGAAGGTAGTACGTTAAAAATAGATTGGACTTGGAACTTCCCTTATTCAGATATAAAGACTGAATTTCGGAATGGAAAACTTCTGCTTAGTGGCACTCCAAAACAAGGGAATGATTGGGGAACAGCATTATGCCTACGTCCGCAAACACCTTATTATACTTATGAAACATTGGTGAATAATAGCAATAAGAGTATAAAAGGGCTTACCATGTATGGAGATGATAAGAATCTCATAGTATGGGGTGTATCGGATGGAAAGTTAGAGTTGAAGTCAATAAAAGATGGTCAGCAATCGTTGATCTATAATTCAACAATATCGCAGAAGTTTGTCTATCTAAGAGCTCAGGTAGAGAAAGGTTGTTATATGACTTTCTTTTGGAGTAAGGATGGGAAAAACTGGACGAAGATAAATGAGACTCCTATCCAAGCCGATTATTTAACCCGATGGGATAGAGTTGCCCGTCCCGGAATGATACAGATCGGAGACACTTCTCAGCCTGCTGAATTCTCTTACTTTAAGATGACGAATATAAAATAATAAAGAAACTGCCTTAAGAATTCACTTCCTAAGGCAGTTCCTTTTATGTGATTATCAGATAGTTTGCTTGCCTACTTGAACACTTACCTTTTTACTCTTGTCTTTTCCCCAAAGAAATGTTAACTCGAAAGCAACGTTCGAATCAATCGTAACCGATGGAGTTTCATCAGCCGAATTACGCTTATTAACTTTAAAGGAAACCAAGCCGTCGGGGCCGTATGGATAGCGCTCTATCCCGTGTGCTTCGGTCTGAGTAATATCCCATATGACAGAATGATTGGCATAGTCGGAACGGATACCTAAGATATACTCTATAAATACCGCAATAGGAGGAAGCCCTGTCCAACCCACAAAGTCTTTGCGAGCCATAAATCCGGGTTCTGCAGCTTCGGGTGCATAATATTCCCAGAATGTTCCTGTGTTCTTGTATACTTCAAAAACATTATTGTAATGGTTTTTGGCTATCTCCTTCGCTTGTTTGGTGTATCCTTTCTTATCAAGTCCCGTGATGACCATATAGTTGGTTCCCGGCCAAACACCACCTTGCCAGTAGCGTCCTCTCGGGTTATATTTCGGATTGTCGGCCGAAAGAGATGGAACTCTGTGGGGACGGTTGAATGTTTTAGGATCGTCCAAATGCTTCACCATTCTATCCAGTTGCTTAGCATCCAATACATCGGTATGCAATGCCCAGAATGCAGGCATCCCCATCGTTGTACTCAGACTACCATCAGCATACTGATCGTACAAGAATCCCGTTTTTTCGTCCCAAAGATTGTCGTGTACATATTTGGTAAGCATTTTTAT from Dysgonomonas mossii encodes:
- a CDS encoding family 43 glycosylhydrolase yields the protein MNKVCFILLFSLALISSLKSQQNYFLNPVIRGDMADPSVIRIGDTYYATATSSEWAPHYPLFTSKDLVNWMQIGHIFDKQPEWTSNSFWAPELFYHNDKVYCYYTARRKSDGISYIGVATANSPTDEFTDHGLLVEFGKEAIDAFIYDDNGQLYISWKAYGLDDRPIEILASKLSDDGLKLIGEPFSLLKDDERIGMEGQYHFKKGDYYYIVYSPHSCCGPQSDYDVYVARSKRFKGPYEKYSGNPILHGGGGDYLSCGHGTAVDTPDGRLFYLFHAYFKGEGFFAGRQPVLQEMYMGYDSWPHFRTGTVGKAEQAMPYPETVQKGVSDFEDRFEGSTLKIDWTWNFPYSDIKTEFRNGKLLLSGTPKQGNDWGTALCLRPQTPYYTYETLVNNSNKSIKGLTMYGDDKNLIVWGVSDGKLELKSIKDGQQSLIYNSTISQKFVYLRAQVEKGCYMTFFWSKDGKNWTKINETPIQADYLTRWDRVARPGMIQIGDTSQPAEFSYFKMTNIK